Proteins found in one Amycolatopsis aidingensis genomic segment:
- a CDS encoding carbohydrate ABC transporter permease, whose amino-acid sequence MTSTAPAAPQATASSPVRTTTRRPAGGGWKRRAPLLPALLFTIVVTQVPFLLTVIYSFQSWNLVRPGSQHFVGFSNYVDVFADSQFRGAMLNTVLITVLCVLLSMAIGLGLALLLDRKFLGRSVVRTLLITPFLILPAAGALLWKTTMFDPTYGLLNFVLGGNTDWLSEFPLAAVMTQIIWQWTPFMTLLILAGLQAQSKEVLEAAQVDGAGRWRMFASITLPQLSRYLQLAALLGAIYIVNSFDAIYLMTQGGPGTASTNLPFYIYQRAFQGFDIGQSSAMGVIVVVLTLIVATFALRLMFRTFDVSGGVK is encoded by the coding sequence ATGACCTCGACCGCACCGGCCGCGCCACAGGCTACCGCCAGCTCGCCGGTCCGCACCACCACGCGCCGTCCCGCCGGCGGCGGCTGGAAGCGCAGGGCCCCGCTGCTGCCCGCTCTGCTGTTCACCATCGTGGTGACCCAGGTGCCGTTCCTGCTCACGGTCATCTACTCGTTCCAGTCCTGGAACCTGGTGCGACCCGGCTCGCAGCACTTCGTCGGGTTCAGCAACTACGTGGACGTGTTCGCGGACAGCCAGTTCCGCGGGGCGATGCTGAACACCGTCCTGATCACCGTGCTCTGCGTGCTGCTGTCCATGGCCATCGGGCTGGGCCTCGCGCTGCTGCTGGACCGGAAGTTCCTCGGCCGCAGCGTGGTACGCACCCTGCTGATCACGCCGTTCCTGATCCTGCCTGCGGCCGGGGCGCTGCTGTGGAAGACCACGATGTTCGACCCGACCTACGGGCTGCTGAACTTCGTGCTCGGCGGCAACACCGACTGGCTGTCGGAGTTCCCGCTGGCCGCGGTGATGACCCAGATCATCTGGCAGTGGACGCCGTTCATGACCCTGCTGATCCTGGCCGGGTTGCAGGCCCAGTCCAAGGAGGTGCTGGAGGCGGCGCAGGTGGACGGCGCGGGCCGCTGGCGGATGTTCGCCTCGATCACCCTGCCGCAGCTGAGCCGGTACCTGCAGCTGGCGGCGCTGCTGGGCGCGATCTACATCGTGAACAGCTTCGACGCGATCTACCTGATGACCCAGGGCGGGCCCGGCACGGCGAGCACGAACCTGCCGTTCTACATCTACCAGCGCGCCTTCCAGGGCTTCGACATCGGCCAGTCCTCGGCGATGGGCGTGATCGTGGTGGTGCTGACCCTGATCGTGGCGACCTTCGCGCTGCGGCTGATGTTCCGGACGTTCGACGTGAGTGGCGGGGTGAAGTGA
- a CDS encoding carbohydrate ABC transporter permease — protein MRTSLRGRLGGSALTLVTWLIAILFVFPLLWMLLTSFKTESAAYTDPPTLFFTPTLEQFAGILERGFLPYLGNSAFVTVMSTLAVLALGVPAAYALSISPIRQTSNALGFFLSTKMLPIVAAIIPLYVISQNVQLLDNVWALVILYTGMNLPLAVWMMRSFFLEVPKEMIEAGRIDGANLPTLLRRVILPVVAPGIAATALICVIFSWTEFFYAVNLTAARAGTVPVFLVGFITSEGLYWAQLSAAALMASLPVVIVGWFAQNHLVRGLSMGAVK, from the coding sequence ATGCGAACCTCACTGCGCGGCAGGCTCGGTGGCTCGGCCCTGACGCTGGTCACCTGGCTGATCGCCATCCTGTTCGTGTTCCCGCTGCTGTGGATGCTGCTGACCTCGTTCAAGACCGAGTCCGCCGCGTACACCGACCCGCCGACCCTGTTCTTCACCCCCACGCTGGAACAGTTCGCCGGGATCCTGGAGCGCGGCTTCCTGCCCTACCTCGGCAACTCGGCCTTCGTCACGGTGATGTCCACCCTGGCGGTGCTGGCGCTCGGGGTACCGGCCGCGTACGCACTTTCCATCTCGCCGATCCGGCAGACCAGCAACGCGCTCGGCTTCTTCCTCTCCACCAAGATGCTGCCGATCGTGGCCGCGATCATCCCGCTGTACGTGATCTCGCAGAACGTCCAGCTGCTGGACAACGTGTGGGCGCTGGTCATCCTGTACACCGGGATGAACCTGCCGCTGGCGGTGTGGATGATGCGCTCGTTCTTCCTCGAGGTGCCCAAGGAGATGATCGAGGCGGGCCGGATCGACGGCGCGAACCTGCCCACCCTGCTGCGCAGGGTGATCCTGCCGGTGGTGGCGCCCGGGATCGCGGCGACCGCGCTGATCTGCGTGATCTTCTCCTGGACGGAGTTCTTCTACGCGGTCAACCTCACGGCGGCCAGGGCCGGGACCGTGCCGGTGTTCCTGGTCGGCTTCATCACCAGTGAAGGCCTGTACTGGGCCCAGCTGTCGGCCGCGGCGCTGATGGCCTCGCTGCCGGTGGTGATCGTCGGCTGGTTCGCGCAGAACCACCTGGTCCGTGGCCTTTCCATGGGCGCCGTCAAGTAA
- a CDS encoding ABC transporter substrate-binding protein: MTRRARLATALLGVALLLTGCAGAGALGAGGRTLVIAIVANPQMNDAIELSDRFERDNPGVQLKFVSLPENQARAKITASTSTQGGEFDVVMISNYETPQWAANGWLENLQPHIEASPGYDPDDFIPSIRESLSYQGSMYAVPFYGESSFLAYRKDLFQQAGLTMPEHPTWTQIAEFAAELDDDAAGIAGICLRGKPGWGESLAPFNTVLNTFGGRWYDQEWNARLDSPEFRAATEFYVNLVREHGEVGASSAGFTECGTRYGQGQAAMWYDATVMAGTNEDPSSSKIAGKSGYVAAPVRHTEASGWLYTWALAMPKVTENKRDAWSFMRWMTNKEFVQTVGEEFGWNSVPPGCRLSTYDIPQYQEAAQAYAQPTLDGIRHANQQETMTEPVPYPGIQFVGIPEFQDLGTRVSQQLSAAIAGRVSVDEALEQSQRYAETVGESYRETQ, from the coding sequence ATGACTAGGCGAGCCCGGCTGGCCACGGCGCTGCTCGGGGTGGCGCTGCTGCTCACCGGCTGCGCCGGTGCCGGGGCGCTGGGCGCAGGCGGGCGCACGCTGGTGATCGCGATCGTGGCCAACCCGCAGATGAACGACGCCATCGAGCTGTCCGACCGGTTCGAGCGGGACAACCCCGGGGTGCAGCTGAAGTTCGTGTCCCTGCCGGAGAACCAGGCCCGCGCCAAGATCACCGCCTCCACCTCGACCCAGGGCGGCGAGTTCGACGTGGTGATGATCAGCAACTACGAGACCCCGCAGTGGGCTGCCAACGGCTGGCTGGAGAACCTGCAGCCGCATATCGAGGCCAGCCCCGGCTACGACCCGGACGACTTCATCCCGAGCATCCGCGAGTCGCTGTCCTACCAGGGATCGATGTACGCGGTCCCGTTCTACGGCGAGTCCTCCTTCCTTGCCTACCGCAAGGACCTGTTCCAGCAGGCGGGGCTGACCATGCCGGAGCACCCCACCTGGACGCAGATCGCCGAGTTCGCAGCGGAACTCGACGACGACGCGGCCGGGATCGCCGGAATCTGCCTGCGCGGCAAGCCGGGCTGGGGCGAGAGCCTCGCGCCGTTCAACACCGTGCTGAACACCTTCGGCGGCCGCTGGTACGACCAGGAATGGAACGCCCGGCTCGACTCGCCCGAGTTCCGCGCTGCCACCGAGTTCTACGTGAACCTGGTCCGCGAGCACGGCGAGGTCGGTGCCTCCAGTGCCGGGTTCACCGAATGCGGCACGCGGTACGGTCAGGGGCAGGCCGCGATGTGGTACGACGCGACCGTGATGGCCGGGACCAATGAGGACCCGTCCAGCAGCAAGATCGCCGGGAAATCCGGTTATGTCGCCGCGCCGGTGCGGCACACCGAGGCCAGCGGCTGGCTCTACACCTGGGCACTGGCGATGCCCAAGGTCACCGAGAACAAGCGGGACGCGTGGAGCTTCATGCGCTGGATGACGAACAAGGAGTTCGTCCAGACGGTCGGCGAGGAGTTCGGCTGGAACAGCGTGCCGCCGGGCTGCCGACTGTCCACATACGACATTCCACAGTATCAGGAGGCCGCGCAGGCCTATGCGCAGCCGACCCTGGACGGCATCCGGCACGCCAACCAGCAGGAGACGATGACCGAGCCGGTGCCCTACCCGGGCATCCAGTTCGTCGGCATCCCGGAGTTCCAGGATCTCGGAACCCGGGTGAGCCAGCAGCTCTCGGCCGCCATCGCCGGGCGGGTGTCCGTCGACGAGGCGCTGGAGCAGTCCCAGCGATACGCGGAAACCGTCGGTGAGTCCTATCGGGAGACACAATGA
- a CDS encoding zinc-dependent alcohol dehydrogenase family protein has translation MRAAIIDEPGSIRVGDVPDPKPGDRQVVLRVGACGICGTDLHIADGHFPPTPYPIVPGHEFAGEIVEVGADVPGGWRVGDRVAVDPSLFCGYCNPCRAGHGNLCANWGATGDTVDGAFAEYVAVPASTCYPLPDHLSFQEGALVEPVSCAVHGVRRVGVEAGERFLVVGAGTMGLIMQQLLQRAGAAVTVVDRNLARLGRAAELGARAVAGDVAELDGERFDAAADCTGAVPAIEAAFDSLRRGGRLLVFGVAPEEARVALSPFRIYNDEITVVGSMAVLHSYGAALDLVAKGMIDTASLLTDTLPLERFPDALSLMRSGSGLKVQVVPGARND, from the coding sequence ATGCGGGCCGCGATCATCGACGAGCCGGGTTCGATCAGGGTCGGTGACGTGCCCGACCCGAAGCCGGGGGACCGCCAGGTGGTGCTGAGAGTGGGGGCCTGCGGGATCTGCGGCACGGACCTGCACATCGCCGACGGTCACTTCCCCCCGACGCCCTATCCGATCGTGCCCGGCCACGAGTTCGCCGGGGAGATCGTGGAAGTCGGCGCGGACGTGCCGGGCGGCTGGCGGGTCGGCGACCGGGTGGCCGTCGACCCCTCGCTGTTCTGCGGATACTGCAACCCGTGCCGGGCTGGGCACGGCAACCTGTGCGCGAACTGGGGAGCCACCGGCGACACCGTGGACGGCGCCTTCGCCGAGTACGTCGCGGTCCCCGCGTCCACCTGCTACCCGTTGCCGGACCACCTCAGCTTCCAGGAGGGCGCGCTGGTCGAGCCGGTCTCCTGCGCGGTGCACGGGGTGCGCCGGGTCGGCGTCGAGGCTGGGGAACGGTTCCTGGTGGTCGGCGCCGGAACCATGGGCCTGATCATGCAGCAGCTGCTGCAGCGCGCGGGCGCGGCCGTCACCGTGGTGGACCGCAACCTGGCCCGGCTCGGCAGGGCCGCCGAGCTCGGCGCCCGCGCCGTGGCCGGGGACGTCGCGGAACTGGACGGGGAGCGGTTCGACGCCGCGGCCGACTGCACCGGCGCCGTGCCCGCGATCGAGGCCGCCTTCGACTCGCTGCGCCGCGGCGGCAGGCTGCTGGTGTTCGGGGTCGCGCCGGAGGAGGCCAGGGTGGCACTGTCGCCGTTCCGGATCTACAACGACGAGATCACCGTGGTCGGCTCGATGGCGGTGCTGCACAGCTACGGCGCCGCGCTCGACCTGGTCGCCAAGGGCATGATCGACACCGCCAGCCTGCTCACCGACACCCTCCCACTGGAGCGGTTTCCCGACGCGCTGTCCCTGATGCGCAGCGGCAGCGGGCTGAAGGTGCAGGTCGTGCCGGGGGCACGAAATGACTAG
- a CDS encoding aldehyde dehydrogenase family protein — translation MADRVSVAKTYKLYIGGKFPRSESGRVYPVHDAKGRFLANAAHSSRKDVRDAVAAARKAFAGWSGATAYNRGQVLYRVAEMLEGRREQFVAEVAASENIPARKAQSAVDAAIDRWVWYAGWTDKIATVLGAANPVAGPYFSFTVPEPTGVVGILAPQRSALLGLVSVLAPVLAAGNTAVVVSSADRPLPAITLSEVLATADLPGGVVNMLTGRAAELGSWLAAHADVNALDPTGAEPAERGELARQAADTVKRVLAVPEEEPDWSQRPDLGRLRTYLEPKTVWHPLGV, via the coding sequence ATGGCTGACAGGGTTTCCGTGGCGAAGACCTACAAGCTCTACATCGGGGGGAAGTTTCCCCGCTCGGAGTCCGGCCGGGTGTACCCGGTGCACGACGCCAAGGGCCGGTTCCTCGCCAACGCCGCGCATTCCTCCCGCAAGGACGTGCGGGACGCGGTGGCCGCCGCGCGCAAGGCGTTCGCGGGCTGGTCCGGCGCCACCGCATACAACCGGGGCCAGGTGCTGTACCGGGTCGCGGAGATGCTGGAGGGCAGGCGGGAGCAGTTCGTCGCGGAGGTCGCCGCCTCGGAGAACATCCCCGCCCGCAAGGCACAGTCCGCTGTGGACGCCGCCATCGACAGGTGGGTCTGGTACGCGGGCTGGACGGACAAGATCGCCACCGTACTCGGCGCGGCCAACCCGGTGGCCGGGCCGTACTTCTCCTTCACCGTCCCGGAACCCACCGGGGTGGTCGGGATCCTGGCGCCGCAGCGGTCCGCGCTGCTCGGCCTGGTGAGCGTGCTGGCCCCGGTGCTGGCCGCGGGCAACACCGCGGTGGTGGTCAGCAGCGCCGACCGCCCGCTGCCCGCGATCACCCTGTCCGAGGTGCTGGCCACCGCCGACCTGCCCGGCGGCGTGGTCAACATGCTCACCGGGCGGGCCGCGGAGCTGGGATCCTGGCTGGCCGCGCACGCCGACGTGAACGCGCTGGACCCGACCGGGGCCGAGCCCGCCGAGCGCGGCGAGCTGGCCCGGCAGGCCGCGGACACGGTCAAGCGAGTACTGGCCGTGCCCGAGGAGGAGCCGGACTGGAGCCAGCGCCCGGACCTCGGCAGGCTGCGCACCTACCTGGAGCCGAAAACCGTCTGGCACCCCCTGGGCGTCTGA
- a CDS encoding sugar-binding transcriptional regulator, producing MSKKRGAQGLDQSVQAASIARRFYVLGQSKIEIAEEFGISRFKVARILDIARETGLVRVEFDLPAPVQLDLSDELRTAYRLERALVLERASAEESRPALRRRIGALGAELLSEIVTEKDVIGLSWARSVNVMTEAIRSLPPCPIVQLCGVQAGMDMHDRSVETVRRLAAVSGGDPYPIYGPLVLPDRRTADILRGQPGIAETFSRFRDLTKAVVSIGAWQAGESTVYDALPEEQQDAISKRGAKAEVAAQLFDEQGNALSTGLAHHVLAISAEELLRIPEVIAFGYAAPKAEAVAAVLRSGMVTTLITEAETAELLLELAAG from the coding sequence ATGAGCAAGAAGCGAGGTGCCCAAGGGCTGGACCAGAGCGTCCAGGCGGCTTCCATCGCCCGGCGCTTCTACGTGCTGGGCCAGTCCAAGATCGAGATTGCCGAGGAGTTCGGGATCAGCCGGTTCAAGGTGGCCCGGATTCTCGACATCGCGCGGGAGACCGGACTCGTCCGGGTCGAGTTCGACCTGCCGGCTCCCGTTCAGCTCGACCTTTCCGACGAGCTGCGCACGGCGTACCGGCTGGAACGCGCGCTGGTGCTCGAAAGAGCATCCGCCGAGGAGTCCCGGCCCGCCCTGCGCCGCCGGATCGGGGCGCTCGGCGCGGAACTGCTGAGCGAGATCGTCACCGAGAAGGACGTGATCGGGCTGTCCTGGGCCCGTTCGGTGAACGTGATGACCGAGGCGATCCGCTCGCTTCCGCCCTGCCCGATCGTGCAGCTGTGCGGGGTGCAGGCGGGGATGGACATGCACGACCGCTCGGTGGAGACCGTGCGCAGGCTGGCCGCCGTCTCCGGCGGGGACCCCTATCCGATCTACGGGCCACTGGTGCTGCCCGACCGGCGCACCGCCGACATCCTGCGCGGGCAGCCGGGCATCGCCGAGACCTTCAGCCGCTTCCGCGACCTGACCAAGGCCGTGGTGAGCATCGGGGCCTGGCAGGCAGGCGAGTCCACTGTGTACGACGCCCTGCCGGAGGAGCAGCAGGACGCGATCAGCAAGCGCGGGGCCAAGGCCGAGGTCGCGGCGCAGCTGTTCGACGAGCAGGGCAACGCGCTGTCCACCGGGCTGGCCCACCACGTGCTGGCGATCAGCGCGGAGGAGCTGTTGCGCATCCCCGAGGTGATCGCCTTCGGCTACGCCGCGCCGAAGGCCGAGGCCGTGGCCGCTGTGCTGCGCTCCGGGATGGTGACCACCCTGATCACCGAAGCGGAGACCGCCGAGCTGCTACTCGAGCTCGCCGCAGGCTGA